A genomic stretch from Corynebacterium sp. 21KM1197 includes:
- a CDS encoding GDSL-type esterase/lipase family protein, with product MSIRSLCQRATILAASATVALGVAAVPATASPNALVGFGDSVMANPRALDHLSAGLPIPEEQKPNVHNNCATDPNGMVKQVARIKGMEAKDYSCPGASVSTGGKRIDAQINDAIAQGALDNQTREVLIQIGFNDTYLNLADRKSPEEIHRNYVAAMTAQIGRIRQAAPNAAIKVVGYPSISDNKGTCLIQLGNNIHSFEGIPLSTDLENMAEAMNRDAAAQAGVQYIDLRSASMGHGMCAPDGERWYGAAIDFGQPRNVPIHMTDLGVAKTSEIIAAS from the coding sequence ATGAGTATCCGTTCCCTGTGTCAGCGCGCCACGATCCTGGCCGCCTCCGCCACCGTCGCGCTGGGAGTGGCAGCCGTGCCCGCCACCGCTTCCCCCAACGCCCTGGTGGGCTTTGGTGATTCCGTGATGGCCAACCCGCGCGCACTCGATCACCTCTCCGCCGGACTGCCCATCCCGGAGGAGCAGAAGCCCAACGTGCATAACAACTGCGCCACCGACCCCAACGGCATGGTCAAGCAGGTGGCCCGGATCAAGGGAATGGAAGCCAAGGATTACTCCTGCCCCGGAGCCTCCGTGTCCACCGGTGGCAAGCGCATTGACGCGCAGATCAACGACGCCATCGCGCAGGGCGCCCTGGATAATCAGACCCGCGAGGTGCTCATTCAGATCGGCTTTAATGACACTTACCTCAACCTCGCGGACCGCAAGAGCCCGGAGGAGATTCACCGCAACTACGTGGCCGCCATGACGGCACAGATCGGCCGTATCCGCCAGGCCGCCCCCAACGCCGCCATCAAGGTGGTGGGGTACCCCTCCATCTCCGATAACAAGGGCACCTGCCTGATCCAGCTGGGCAACAATATCCATTCCTTCGAGGGGATTCCACTGTCCACCGATCTTGAGAACATGGCCGAGGCGATGAACCGCGACGCCGCCGCCCAGGCCGGGGTGCAGTACATCGACCTGCGCTCCGCCTCGATGGGCCACGGCATGTGCGCCCCCGACGGCGAGCGCTGGTACGGCGCCGCCATCGACTTCGGCCAGCCCCGCAACGTACCCATCCACATGACGGACCTGGGCGTGGCCAAGACCTCGGAAATCATCGCTGCTAGCTAA